A part of Camelus bactrianus isolate YW-2024 breed Bactrian camel chromosome 7, ASM4877302v1, whole genome shotgun sequence genomic DNA contains:
- the GNGT1 gene encoding guanine nucleotide-binding protein G(T) subunit gamma-T1 produces MPVINIEDLTEKDKLKMEVDQLKKEVTLERMLVSKCCEEVRDYVEERSGEDPLVKGVPEDKNPFKELKGGCVIS; encoded by the exons ATGCCAGTGATCAATATTGAGGACCTGACAGAAAAGGACAAATTGAAGATGGAAGTTGACCAGCTCAAGAAAGAAGTGACACTGGAAAGAATGCTG gtgTCCAAATGTTGTGAAGAAGTAAGGGATTATGTTGAAGAGAGATCTGGGGAGGACCCCCTAGTAAAGGGCGTACCAgaggacaaaaatcccttcaAGGAGCTCAAAGGAGGCTGTGtgatttcataa